Proteins from a single region of Geminocystis sp. M7585_C2015_104:
- a CDS encoding LON peptidase substrate-binding domain-containing protein: MTSSSIAVRELPLFPLPEVVLFPGRPLPLHIFEYRYRMMVNTILEYDRRFGVLMVNPFNGEIAKVGCCAEIIHYERLPDDRWKILTLGQQRFRLLEYVRQKPFRVGLVEWIDDWPTQEDVYGKAQEVLTLLKDVVRLSAKLTGQDIRLPENLPTQPLELSYWVASNLYGVAIEQQSLLEMQDTYQRLQREAEILSTTRSNLAARVALKDALQ, translated from the coding sequence ATGACATCTTCCTCCATCGCAGTCAGAGAATTACCCCTATTTCCCCTGCCGGAAGTGGTACTTTTCCCGGGGCGCCCTCTGCCCCTCCACATATTCGAGTACCGCTATCGAATGATGGTTAATACCATCCTCGAATATGATCGACGCTTTGGGGTGTTAATGGTCAACCCTTTTAATGGGGAAATCGCTAAAGTAGGTTGCTGTGCTGAGATAATTCACTACGAAAGGTTACCAGACGATCGCTGGAAGATTCTAACCCTTGGACAACAACGATTTCGTCTTCTAGAATACGTCCGACAAAAACCCTTTCGCGTGGGCTTGGTGGAATGGATTGACGACTGGCCTACCCAAGAAGACGTCTACGGCAAGGCTCAGGAGGTGTTGACTCTTCTCAAGGATGTGGTAAGATTGTCTGCTAAACTCACCGGTCAAGATATCCGACTACCGGAAAACCTACCCACACAACCCCTAGAATTGTCCTACTGGGTGGCTAGCAATCTCTATGGGGTGGCCATTGAACAACAGTCTCTCCTTGAAATGCAAGATACTTATCAAAGACTACAAAGAGAAGCGGAGATACTGAGCACCACAAGAAGTAACCTGGCCGCCCGTGTGGCATTAAAGGATGCACTCCAGTAA
- the aroA gene encoding 3-phosphoshikimate 1-carboxyvinyltransferase, giving the protein MIVIKEIKDSANCTSLIISKNAEGLEGEIKIPGDKSISHRALMLGSIAEGETIIKGLLLGEDPRSTARCFAAMGVEISELNSSQVTVTGVGKRGLQEPANVLDAGNSGTTMRLMLGILAAQQDKFFCVTGDESLRSRPMSRVIKPLREMGAIIYGRNGNENAPLAVVGQKLKPIHYHSPIASAQVKSCILLAGLMTEGKTTVTEPFLSRDHTERMLQAFGAKLEIDADTHSVTVEGPSQLQGTTVIVPGDISSAGFWLVAGAIVPSSDITISNVGVNPSRTGILEALERMGADITIMNEREMAGEPVADLRVRHSSLQGCTLSGEIIPRLIDEIPILAVAACFAKGTTIIRDAAELRVKESDRLAVMASQLSKMGAKVTELPDGLEIHGVETLQGAQVDSYNDHRIAMSLAIAALKARGETVIRRAEAVSISYPDFVQTLTDIARF; this is encoded by the coding sequence ATTATCGTGATAAAGGAAATAAAAGATTCTGCTAATTGTACCAGTTTGATTATTAGTAAAAATGCCGAGGGACTAGAAGGAGAAATCAAAATTCCGGGAGACAAGTCCATCTCCCATCGTGCCTTGATGCTGGGTAGTATAGCAGAGGGGGAGACTATTATAAAGGGATTACTACTGGGGGAAGACCCGCGTAGTACAGCAAGGTGCTTCGCAGCAATGGGAGTGGAAATCTCCGAGTTGAATAGCAGTCAGGTGACAGTCACAGGGGTAGGTAAAAGGGGATTACAAGAGCCGGCAAATGTATTGGATGCGGGCAATTCCGGCACAACCATGCGACTGATGTTGGGAATATTAGCTGCCCAGCAAGACAAGTTTTTCTGTGTCACGGGGGATGAATCTTTAAGAAGTCGCCCTATGTCAAGAGTAATAAAACCATTGAGAGAAATGGGCGCCATTATATACGGGAGAAACGGCAATGAAAATGCCCCCTTGGCAGTGGTGGGACAAAAACTCAAACCCATCCACTACCACTCCCCCATTGCCTCGGCCCAGGTAAAATCCTGTATTCTGTTAGCCGGTTTGATGACAGAGGGCAAAACCACCGTTACTGAGCCCTTTTTGTCAAGGGACCATACTGAGAGGATGTTACAAGCCTTCGGGGCAAAACTAGAAATCGACGCCGATACCCACAGTGTCACTGTCGAGGGACCATCTCAACTACAAGGAACTACAGTAATAGTACCAGGAGACATAAGTTCGGCAGGATTCTGGTTGGTGGCAGGGGCAATAGTACCCTCTTCGGATATAACCATTAGCAATGTAGGGGTAAATCCCAGCCGCACTGGTATTTTAGAAGCCCTGGAGAGGATGGGGGCGGATATAACTATTATGAATGAAAGGGAAATGGCGGGGGAGCCAGTAGCAGATTTAAGAGTAAGACATAGTAGTCTGCAGGGTTGCACTTTGTCTGGGGAAATTATCCCTCGTCTGATAGACGAGATTCCCATCCTGGCAGTGGCAGCTTGTTTTGCCAAGGGCACTACTATTATCAGAGACGCCGCCGAGTTGCGGGTGAAAGAGAGTGATAGACTAGCAGTAATGGCATCCCAGTTGAGCAAAATGGGTGCAAAAGTCACCGAGTTGCCGGATGGTTTGGAGATTCATGGGGTGGAGACCCTGCAAGGAGCCCAGGTGGATAGTTATAATGACCATAGGATTGCCATGAGTTTGGCCATTGCCGCCTTAAAAGCAAGGGGGGAAACCGTCATTCGTCGGGCTGAGGCTGTTTCCATCTCCTATCCTGACTTTGTTCAGACACTGACCGACATTGCCCGATTCTAA
- a CDS encoding PIN/TRAM domain-containing protein: MVDAIIIAIFILAFAGIGFDVVELLPEDIQAQISNIQAFRWLTAGFASIIGLAIGLVAQTTYRRLEQRIRQTPIEVIITRAIGLVAGLLLANLLLAPIFLLPVPERFSFLKPMIAILGSVMLTFLGVSLADAHGRTFLRLINPNSVEWMLVAEGTLTPVRPKIIDTSCIIDGRVQQLLATGFIEGQILVPQFILQELQQLADASNDQKRARGRRGLDILNRMQQEYPDKIVIHPEEYEDTHTTDAKLLRLAHEINAMLITNDFNLSKVASLQKIPVLNINDLAQAVRPIYLPGDYIDIKILKHGKEPSQGVGYLEDGTMVVVEEGNNHVGEQLRVVVTSSLQTAAGRMIFAKTLASTVSQNN; the protein is encoded by the coding sequence ATGGTAGACGCGATAATCATTGCCATATTCATTCTCGCCTTTGCGGGAATAGGGTTTGACGTGGTAGAATTGTTGCCGGAGGATATCCAGGCACAAATATCTAACATTCAGGCTTTTAGATGGCTAACCGCCGGCTTTGCTTCTATTATCGGCTTAGCCATTGGCTTGGTGGCACAAACCACTTATCGTCGTTTAGAACAGAGAATTAGACAAACCCCCATTGAGGTGATTATAACAAGGGCCATTGGCCTAGTGGCGGGTTTGTTGTTGGCCAACCTGCTATTGGCACCCATTTTCTTATTGCCGGTGCCGGAAAGGTTTAGTTTCCTCAAGCCCATGATTGCCATACTGGGCAGTGTAATGCTAACCTTTTTGGGAGTCTCCCTAGCAGATGCTCATGGGCGCACTTTTCTTCGTCTTATTAACCCCAATAGCGTTGAATGGATGCTAGTGGCGGAGGGCACCCTAACCCCCGTTAGGCCTAAAATCATTGATACCAGTTGTATAATAGACGGGAGGGTTCAACAGCTGCTAGCCACTGGCTTCATCGAGGGCCAGATTTTGGTGCCTCAATTTATCCTTCAGGAGTTGCAACAACTGGCTGATGCTAGTAATGATCAAAAAAGGGCAAGGGGGAGACGGGGTTTAGACATCCTTAACCGGATGCAACAAGAGTATCCTGACAAGATTGTTATCCATCCTGAGGAGTATGAAGACACCCACACCACGGATGCCAAACTATTACGCCTTGCCCATGAAATTAATGCCATGCTGATCACTAATGACTTTAACTTGAGTAAGGTAGCCAGTCTACAAAAAATCCCTGTGTTGAACATAAACGACTTGGCTCAAGCAGTGCGTCCTATTTACCTGCCTGGGGATTATATTGACATTAAAATTCTTAAACATGGGAAAGAGCCAAGTCAGGGAGTAGGTTACCTAGAAGATGGTACCATGGTGGTAGTTGAAGAGGGGAATAACCACGTGGGTGAACAACTGCGGGTGGTAGTTACCTCTTCTTTACAGACTGCCGCGGGTAGGATGATTTTTGCCAAGACTCTGGCTTCTACCGTTTCCCAAAATAACTAA